The Catenulispora sp. MAP5-51 DNA window GGCTACCGCGGCGCGTTCGCGGTCATCGCGGTCGTCCTGATGCTCATCCTGGCGGCGCACTACCTGACACCGGTCAACGGCACCGTCCTGTTCTGGCCGGCGTTCGTCCTCACCCGCCCGCTGGGCGCAGCAGGCGGCGACGCCCTGACCAAACCGGCCGGCTCCGGCGGCCTGGGCTGGGGCACCGCCGGGGGCAGCATGACGCTGCTGGCAATGCTACTGGTCCTGACCGCGTATCAGAGTCGGCACGTTGCCCGCCACCCGCTACCGCCGCTTCCCGCACCGGTAAACCGCCGCACCGGCCGTACCCAGCGCCCGAACGGGGCGCCAGTCGCCCCGACAGCGGCTGCCGCACGGTAGGCGACCGGGCACGCGAGCCCCGAATCAAGGCCTGGGCGCTGGTCCAGAAGGCGGTCACGGCTTCCTTGGTCTCGTCGGACAGGATCTCGGTGTAGGCCAGCCGGGAGTGATCATCCAGGGCGGTGTGCAGGAAGCAGTAACCCAGACGGGTATTGCGCCAGACGCTTTTGGCCCCGCCGGCGCTCACCTGGCGGTTGTGCTGCCCGATCTTGCGGCCGTGAACGCGGTGTCCGCCGCCATCGGGGATGTTCCCGAGCTTTTTGACGTCCACGTGCACCAGGTCGCCCGGCGCGTCACGCTCGTAGCGCCGCCCCGGCCGCGCGGTGGCCCGGTCCTGGTGGGACAGCCGGACCAGCCGGTAGCGGGTCAGGACCCGGTGAACGGTCGAGGGGTTTCCGATTCGTCCCCGGATTCGCCCGAATGGCGCGGGAAGGCTACTTCTTCTCGAAGAGCTGATCCGTCTCTTCGTGGAGCACGCCCCCGACCACCGGCGTGCTGATCCTGGGATCCGACGGCGGCAATGTCGCGACGACCTGAGGCATGGAGATCCTGGGCACCGTGTTGCCGGGTTGTGCCATGAGGAACTCGAGCGATGTCCCGTAGGCCACACCGGCCACGCGCGCGAAGAGGGCGCACGTCGCACACATGGAGCACGGCTCGGCCGTCGTCACCAAGATGGTCGAGGAGGCAGCCGTAAAGCTCCCTCTGTTGATGCTGAACTCCCGGAGCGCATTGAGCTCCGCATGTGCAGATGGGTCGGCGCCGCCGGTATTCGCCGCCTTCCAGACGATCTCACCATTACTCACGTCGACGAGCACGGCCCCGTAGCCGAAGGAATTGGCCGCCCGCTTCGCAACGTCGATCGCCGCGCACATAGCGCGTTCGAGGTTGTTGTTCCTGCGCACGGGCTCCGGCAAGGCGTCGACCGGCGAGGTGGGGAACTCGGGCTGCAGCGGCAGCTTCGTGGGCGGCTCATCATCCCGGACGAGCGAGGACTGCGCGTCCGCACGCGCGTTACCCAGGAGCGACAGCGCCCCGGCTGCGCCGAGGAAGATCGCCCCCCGGCGCACCAACTGGCGACGATCGAGCGAGTGCGGCATCGAGGTCGTCATTGGACACCTGACCCATAGAGGCCAAAAGGCTGCCTTGCGCTTTCCACGACCATCCTCCGCTTCTCGATTCTCCTCGATGAAACGACGAGTAAGACGTAACAGTCAACTAAGGCGCGCGGATAAGGGTTCGCTCAATCCGAATCAGCTGAAGAGCGGATCCGTCTCTTCGCAGAGCACGCCCCCGACCACCGGCATATTCGGCGTGGGTCCGGTCGCGACGACCTGAGGCATGGAGATCCGGATCGGCATGCGCGTGGGTGGATGTTGCATGAGGAACTCGAGCGAGGTTCCGTAGGCCACGCCGGCCACGCGCGAGAAGATGGCGCACGTCGCGCACATGGGGCATGGCTCGCCCGTCGTCACCAGAACGGTCTTCTGCAAGGCATCCCCGTCAGGGTGCATAAGGCCGTAGTTCCGGATCACGTTGAGCTCCGCGTGATTCGTTCCGGGGCCCTCACCCCCCTTCCCTTCCGCAACGATCCGACCGTCATCCACATTGACGAGTACGGCGCCGAATCCGCGGTACCGCGGAGCTGGCGACACCGCCTTGATCGCGGCGCGCATCGCCGTCTCAAGGTTCCTGACCACGGGCTCCGGCAACGCGTCGAGCGGCGAGGTGGGGAACTCAGGCTGCAGCGGCAGCTTCGTGGGCGGTCCACCGTGCCGGAAGGGCGAGGGTTGCGCGTCCGCACGCGCCTCACCCAGGAGCGACAGTGCCCCAGCAGCACCGAGGAAGACCGCGCCCCGCAGCGTCTGGCGGCGATCGAGCGAGTGCGGCATCGGTGGCGTCATCGGACACCTGCCCCATAGACGCCAAGAGGCTGCCGTGCGTCTGTTCCCGGACAAGCCGCGAGCCCCATTACACCCGACTGCGCGTAGCACTCGGCGCCCTCGACGACGTGATCACCGCGGCCCTCTACGATCATCTTCCCCTTCTCGATTCTCCACAAGAAAGTGTCTGCGTCTGACTCGGGGGGGGCGTTGGCCCCGCTTGACGTATCGGTGACTCAGTAGTGCGACTTAAGTGGGGCGCCAGGGTTCCACTCGTTTGGCCGTAACCAGCTACGGGGTCAGGTGAGTGGGCTCCAGGCATGGCCGGCGAGGGCTGCGCGGATCGCGTCCATGGCGGGGATGTGGTGGAGTCGGGTGGTTGCCAGGTAGGACTGGATGCGGCAGTACGCCCGGGTGGTGGCCAGGATTCTGAAGTAGCCGCTGATCTTCAGGTGGATTTTGACGTGGCGTAGTGCCTGTTCGGCGAGGTTTGCGGTCCAGGGCACGGCGAAGTCGTTCAGGTGGTGCAGGACCTGGTCCATTTCAAAGGGGCCGCCTGGCCAACCGCGACAACCTCAAGGCGACTGCAGAGCTCAGCCCTCCCCCGGTCAGGCAGTACAAACATATCGACACCATCGACCAGCATTTCGCACGCCAAGCACGGCCCCGCGACAGCTGCACCGCGCCCAGAGACCCCACCCTATTCCTACAAATTTGGGCGCATTTTAGGCGCAATGACCGAGCCGGGACATCCGCCAGGCTCCGCCCATATCCCTAGACACAACTATCCGATGACCCGAAAACGGGCTCTCACCAGTACGTTCACCAGTAGCGCCGCAGCTTGCCACCCGTGTTCGGCTTGTACTTCAGGGTTGCGAAATAATATAGGACTTCGCGTGGGGCCTTAGCTTGCCGTTTAAGGTCAGAAATTGATCAATGCTCTGCTGCTGGTTTCGAAACCAGGTTGAGCTTGTCGTTTAACCTCTTCGGCGTGACTTAGTGCCCTTCTGGTGATGTTCGGGTCTGATGTAGGCCTCGCCGGTGGCGAGGACGCGGCCGACGTCGTGGACGGTGGCGCGCTGGCGGTTTCGGGAGCCGGGTGGTCGTCCGGGGCCAGGTCGTGTCGGTTTCGGCGCACGCGCTGGCGATGGGATCTTCGCGCGGAGGTTCCGAAACCCGCGGCGGACCCGGGCCGGGGTCAGGCGCTCGGGGTCCAACGGTTTCTCCCAGGGCCGGCGGAGGTCGGAGGCGAGCGGCCGGGCCAGGCGCAGCTGGGTGTGGGCAGCGATCGTGATCCAGGTCCAGCGGTCGGCAGCGGCCGGGTCGCGAAGCCGCGGGGTCGTCCAGCCAAGGGTCTGCTTCAGCAGCCTGAAGGTGTGCTCGATATCGAACCTTCGGAGGAAGCTCATCCAGCAGCGGTCAACGTCCTCGCCGGTGGCATCGACGTGCGACCACCACAGCCATACTGGTTTCGCCTCCCCACCGGATGGCAGGTGGTCGACGGTCAGGCGGATGACGGTCCCTTCGATGACCGGCAGGTCACCGAGGCAGTCAGCCCAGGCGGCCCGGTGGGTCAGGATCGGATGTAGTCGGTCCCAGGCCTGTGCGGTCGCGGTGCCATAGCGCGTGTTCTGCGTCGTGGTCAGGACGTTCGGCTCACCCCAGCTGGCCGGGTCGCCGAAGGCGAACTCGCCGCCGTGCTTGGCCGGGCGTCCGCCTGTCGGAGGGTGGGTGTAGGCCGGGGCCGGGCGGCGGAATACCCGGTCGCTACGCAGCCGCCCGAGGATCTGGACCGGCAGGTCCGCCAGCAGGAACGCGATGCGCGGGGCGTCGTATCCGGCGTCGGCGACGATGAGGATATCCGGGTCTCCGGGCCTCCAATGCCCGGCGTCCTGCAGGCGCATCACGACCTCACGTAGCTGTGCGGCGGTGATCGCGGCGACGTCGGCGCCGGGCGGCAACCGGAGCGCATCCAGGATCGCAGTCCATGAGGTCGGGCCGGACTCCAGCGCGGCGACGAACGAGTACGGCCACCCCGGGATCATCCGGTGTTCGTCCTTGCCACGGCCGTAGGTGTGGCAGAAACACCGGTCGGGCGAGGTGTTCGCGTCCGGGCGCAGCCACGGCGACACGTCCACGGCAAGCACCAGCCGGCCGTCCGCGGCCCGCGGCAGCGGCGTGTTGGTGATCGCTCGCCGCAGCCTGCCGATGTCCAGGCCACCGTGGTTGATCCCGTCATACAGGGCCCCGTGCCCACGCTGATGCTCGGGCGCCAACGCCAGCTCCACCAGCGTCTTCACTGCCCCGTCGGTGCACAGCACCGCGTCGGTCAGCTCGAACAGCTCATCGCGCCGGCCGGTCAACACGTCGTAGAAGTCGCGGCGGAACCCGGCCAATACCGCCAACCGGCCGTAGACGATCGCAGGCTGCAGAACACTGGACACGACGACCCCCTTCGTGACAATGAGTGTTTTTCGCAGAACCCATAGTCACTCGGAGGCCGTCGTCCTGTCCGGCGAATCGTCGAACACACCGGCGCTGAGCTGCGTCAGCCCGCCACCACATCGCAGAACCAGAACATGCCCTCAACCTGGTTTCGAAACCAGCAGCAGAGCATTGATCAATTTCTGACCTTAAACGGCAAGCTTAACCCACTTTCGAGCGTTCACCCCCTCGCCTGCGGTGCAGCGTCCGAGTCGGGCGCTGCACCGCTGATTTGGGCGCGTATTAGCCGCGACCGCCGGTAGAGCATGCATGGCGTTGATGGAACGCGTGACGGCGCCCAGGCATTACCGGATGAAGGTGTAGGCGGTCAGCAAGGCAACGGAGGTGGCTGACTGCACAACTCCCTTGTCAAGCCGCTCCGGACACTGCCTACGGCCATGGTTCAAGGTAGGTGGAAACCCGCACTGTGAGCCCTGGCGGCAGAGGCTCCAAACCGTGCGATTGACCGCCTAGAAGGGGCCGAGAAGCCCAACCCCGCGTACGCCCATCGTCGTTTCGCGAGCGGACGTTTGTAAGAGGGTTGGAGGTCGATGGCCAGCGGAGGGCTGTTGAAGTCGGCGATCGCGAGGCCGTTCCCCGTCCACAGACATCGGACCTGCAAGATCCTTAGGGCGACGTAGCCGACGGAATCTCTGAAGTGACGCCCCTCTGTTTCGTTAGCGTCGTCGGCGCGGAGTCGGACGCGGACTGTGTTCCATGTCAGCCGCCCTGTGTATAAAAGTTCTGTGACGAAGCCGCGCGTGAGTGAACTGAAGGATGAGCTGACCGAACTCCTTCGCCGCTCCGAACTCTGGCTCGAGGCGCTTGGCGAAACCGCCTACGAAGCCGGAAGCTCGCGGACGGAATACCAGACCAAGGCCGCTCTGCTGCAGGCACTGCGGACTCGAAATGCCTCGACGTTACTCACCGTGGGTATGTTCGGTGCCTACTCCTCGGGCAAGAGTCTGCTCCTGTCGGGCCTTCAGGGTGGCCTGGAGGTCCGGGAGCGGGAGACGGACTTCGGCCAGATGGCCGATCAGTTCGTCAGCCTGCTGCCGTCGGCCTCACGTGCGACCACCGCAGTGCCGGCACGAATCGTGCCAGTAGGCGAGGACAGCGGCGTGGAGGCTTCCGGCCGTGGATTTCTCCGTGTCCGCTTTGAAGATTCCGATGACGATCAGTGGGAGGACGTGGGGAACTCCCCGGCGCCAGCCATCTTGGCAGCGTATGCGACGGTCGGTGCTGACCGCGCGAACCGGCTGGATTCCCATTGGAATCGGGAGGTAGCGGAGATCGAGTTGTCCATTGCGGACTTCCGCGTGCCGGCCAAGCTCTATGACCTGCCCGGCTACGGTTCGCCGAACGCGATCCACGATCAAATCGTGAAGAGCGCAGTCATCGAGGCGGACTGCTTCATCTACGTCACACACGCGACCAAGACGCTCTCGGAGCACGACCTCGACCTGATCCGCTACCTGTACCAGCACTGTCGGTCAGCACGAAAGCGTGTCCTGTGGGTCGTCACGGCGATCGATCTCGCCACTCAGGTCGACGACTCGGGCACGCCGGCCTGGAAGGACACCGTCGAGCAGAACAATCTCTACCTGCGGGAGAACTTCACCGAAGACGGACGACCGGATGCCGTATTCATCGGCGAAGGTTTCATCCCGGTATCTCCTGCTTTGGAAGCACGGGCCGCGATGCTCGAAGCCAGGGGGGACATCGCGAAGGCGAACAACTGCATCGCAGCAAGCCGAATGGATACCCTGCGACAGGCACTTCAGGGACTCATCGAAGGCGAAGCAGGACACAAGTACATAGCGAACGCCGCGACCGAAGCCAAGAACACGATCGGTCCGCTGACCAGGGAGCTGGAACAACGTGTCGCCAACGAACGGCTCCCGTTAGACGAGTTGGCCCGAGTGCTCGCTGATCAGAAGCGCTACCTGAGCCATCTCGATGGGGCCATCCCAGAGCTCCGCCAAGCCCTTTCGGAAGATCTCAAGCACCGCGTCGAGCGTTCAGCCCGGCCGTTCCGCCATCTCGCCGATCATTTCCACGCCCACCTCGACGCGAAGATTCGAGCCACCGACCTGTACGTGCCGCGCAAGGCGAACCAGATCCAAGTGCACAAGGCACAGATACTTCAGAGCTGGTTGGAGGCCCCGGACGGACCGGCCACTCTCTGGGACAAGCAGCTGGCGAGCTTCAAGGCAAACTTGCGCAGCCGTGTGGAAGAGTGCATCGACGCTGACGAGCCCGCCGACAGTCTGGCCGTGCCGCCTCTGGACATGGATTCCCTGACCGAGCCCCGCATGGCTGCTCACCACAAGGCGCCTCATGATCTCGTCAAAAACACCGCAGCAGTGATCGGCATCGCGACTCCGGTCGGCGCGACCGCGGCGTGGCTCGGGAGCGTCGCCGGCGCTGGCGCACTGTTTCCGCCAGCGGCGGTGGTCGCCGGTGCCGCGGCTGTCGTGTTCATGGGCGTTCAGCTGTTGAGAAGAGCGGCGACATCGTTGGATCTACTGCGCCAGGAATGGGTCCGGGCGCTCGACAAGGAAGCCGATGAGGTCCGCCAGCAGTTCATCTTTGCCATCGGGATACAGGGCGAGAAGCTAATAGAGAACCTCGACGACAACCTCGACGACTATCGACGCCAGGTAGAGGACGCAGCCCAAAGGGTCCGAGACCGCATCAACGACCCAGACCATCGCATGCGCAAGGAATTGGTCGACAAGCTCGAACCGCTCAGCGCGGAGGGAAAGGAGCTCACAGCGAGGCTCACTCAGCTGGCGCGGTTGAGGCGGTAGCCGTACCGACCCAGTCAGGGCGGGCGGCATAGCCGCTCAGGCAGCGTGCTTTGTCGTCAGTTCGCCGTCAAGCGCTGGCATGTCGCGATCAGGTTCGTCGTGGAGCGCGGCAAGCCATGGCTTCGACGAGCAGAGCGGGCGGTCCCTGGAGGGAAGCTCGACCAGGCTCACGGACGCCTGAGCGGGTTGGTTCGCGTCCGCCGTCTCAGGACCGGGCAAAACTCGGAGACTCGTTGCGCCAAAGATCGTCACCACTGAACGGGTTGCTGTCCAGCCTCCCCTGTAAGGTTCGCACCAGCAGTTCCACGACGCCGATCTCGTACCGCACCCACGTCGGGCCCGACTGCGGATTGTGCCGGCGGATGACCACCGGCCAGTCGTCCGGCTCGCCGACCGGGCTCCAGCAGGCAGTGTCGTTGTTGAGATCAAAGCCCCACACGATCAGGCCAGCGGGCTCCAGGTAGGCGGGGTCGATCTCGCCCGGCTCGTCAAACTGCAGGAATTGCTCGGCGGACATC harbors:
- a CDS encoding nucleoside deaminase; its protein translation is MTTSMPHSLDRRQLVRRGAIFLGAAGALSLLGNARADAQSSLVRDDEPPTKLPLQPEFPTSPVDALPEPVRRNNNLERAMCAAIDVAKRAANSFGYGAVLVDVSNGEIVWKAANTGGADPSAHAELNALREFSINRGSFTAASSTILVTTAEPCSMCATCALFARVAGVAYGTSLEFLMAQPGNTVPRISMPQVVATLPPSDPRISTPVVGGVLHEETDQLFEKK
- a CDS encoding NF041680 family putative transposase, which codes for MQPAIVYGRLAVLAGFRRDFYDVLTGRRDELFELTDAVLCTDGAVKTLVELALAPEHQRGHGALYDGINHGGLDIGRLRRAITNTPLPRAADGRLVLAVDVSPWLRPDANTSPDRCFCHTYGRGKDEHRMIPGWPYSFVAALESGPTSWTAILDALRLPPGADVAAITAAQLREVVMRLQDAGHWRPGDPDILIVADAGYDAPRIAFLLADLPVQILGRLRSDRVFRRPAPAYTHPPTGGRPAKHGGEFAFGDPASWGEPNVLTTTQNTRYGTATAQAWDRLHPILTHRAAWADCLGDLPVIEGTVIRLTVDHLPSGGEAKPVWLWWSHVDATGEDVDRCWMSFLRRFDIEHTFRLLKQTLGWTTPRLRDPAAADRWTWITIAAHTQLRLARPLASDLRRPWEKPLDPERLTPARVRRGFRNLRAKIPSPARAPKPTRPGPGRPPGSRNRQRATVHDVGRVLATGEAYIRPEHHQKGTKSRRRG
- a CDS encoding nucleoside deaminase, translated to MTPPMPHSLDRRQTLRGAVFLGAAGALSLLGEARADAQPSPFRHGGPPTKLPLQPEFPTSPLDALPEPVVRNLETAMRAAIKAVSPAPRYRGFGAVLVNVDDGRIVAEGKGGEGPGTNHAELNVIRNYGLMHPDGDALQKTVLVTTGEPCPMCATCAIFSRVAGVAYGTSLEFLMQHPPTRMPIRISMPQVVATGPTPNMPVVGGVLCEETDPLFS